The Haemorhous mexicanus isolate bHaeMex1 chromosome 5, bHaeMex1.pri, whole genome shotgun sequence genome contains a region encoding:
- the LOC132327335 gene encoding extracellular serine/threonine protein kinase FAM20C-like has protein sequence MRWRLQMLFQRKLKISFLFLLFLALLVHLVMDFALPTTHRSCGCNTKASKAVGVLSGSPMPASLKKLSLRILQDFSGSNGFLEKSSQPERGGLHIRTGEPGIQQQHEEVDQGARWTKGSKLAALFEHPLYNIPVPEVTEKDKLFVVNPTEKFSLHSSGSDEWVSSSKAETLLPTGKTAYDTYPTWLKFHIGINRYELYPRRDPLLPKLLWDLATQRIVSSVQKSGGTQLKLIMTFPNYGQALFKPMKQTRDQETSIDFFYFSDFERHNAEIAAFHLDRILDFRRIPPVSGRLVNITKEIRDITTDKKLAKTFFISPAGNVCFYGECSYYCSTEHALCGKPDRLEGSMAALLPDKTLAKRRSWRSPWRRSYHKSKKAEWELNPNYCAQVREIPPYDRGHRLLDLIDMAILDFLMGNMDRHHYETFEKFGNDTFLLHLDNGRGFGTHSRDEPSILAPLQQCCSIKKSTYLRLQLLATQPYRLSDVLREALAADPLAPVLAEPHLQALDRRLGKVLVVVGHCLARAGHQEKVLVDDVGSWV, from the exons ATGAGGTGGCGGCTGCAAATGCTGTTCCAGAGGAAACTTAAAATcagctttctctttcttctgttcttggCCCTTCTTGTGCACCTGGTGATGGATTTTGCTCTCCCCACAACCCACAGGTCCTGTGGCTGCAATACTAAAGCATCAAAAGCTGTGGGTGTCCTGTCAGGCAGCCCCATGCCAGCCAGCCTCAAAAAGCTCAGCCTGCGAATCCTTCAGGATTTCAGTGGAAGCAACGGCTTCTTGGAGAAAAGCTCCCAGCCAGAGAGAGGGGGGCTGCACATAAGAACTGGAGAGCCAGGGATTCAACAGCAGCATGAAGAGGTGGACCAAGGTGCAAGGTGGACCAAGGGCTCAAAGCTGGCAGCACTCTTTGAGCATCCTCTTTACAACATCCCAGTGCCCGAGGTGACAGAGAAAGACAAGCTGTTTGTCGTCAACCCCACGGAGAAGTTCAGCCTGCACAGCAGCGGGAGTGATGAATG GGTCAGCAGCAGTAAAGCCGAGACGCTCCTCCCGACAGGGAAGACAGCCTATGACACCTACCCCACGTGGCTCAAATTCCACATCGGCATCAACCGCTATGAGCTGTACCCCCGCCGGGACCCCTTGCTGCCCAAGCTCCTCTGGGATTTGGCCACGCAAAGGATCGTCAGCTCGG TCCAGAAGTCCGGCGGGACCCAGCTCAAGCTCATCATGACGTTCCCGAACTATGGGCAGGCCCTCTTCAAGCCTATGAA GCAGACCCGGGACCAGGAGACCTCCATTGATTTCTTCTACTTCTCAGACTTTGAGCGGCACAATGCAGAGATTGCAGCCTTCCACCTGGACAG GATCCTGGATTTCCGGCGAATCCCCCCAGTTTCTGGCCGTTTGGTCAACATAACAAAGGAAATTCGGGATATCACCACAGACAAGAAACTGGCCAAGACTTTCTTCATCTCCCCAG CGGGTAACGTCTGCTTCTACGGGGAGTGCTCCTACTACTGCTCCACTGAGCACGCCCTCTGTGGCAAACCGGATcggctggagggctccatggctgccctgctccctgacAAGACCCTGGCCAAGCGCCGCTCCTGGCGCAGCCCCTGGCGCCGCTCCTACCACAAGAGCAAGAAGGCTGA GTGGGAGCTGAACCCCAACTACTGCGCTCAGGTGCGAGAGATACCGCCCTACGACAGGGGCCATCGCCTCCTCGACCTCATCGACATGGCCATCCTCGATTTCCTCATGG GCAACATGGACCGGCACCACTATGAGACCTTtgaaaaatttgggaatgacACTTTCCTGCTCCACCTGGACAATGGTCGCGG CTTCGGCACACACTCACGCGATGAACCGTCCATCCTGGCCCCTCTCCAGCAATGCTGCAG CATCAAGAAGTCGACTTACCTGCGGCTGCAGCTTCTGGCCACCCAGCCCTACCGCCTGAGTGATGTGCTGCGGGAGGCGCTGGCTGCAGATCCGCTGGCCCCCGTCCTGGCTGAGCCCCACCTGCAGGCACTGGACCGGCGCCTGGGGaaggtgctggtggtggtgggacactgcctggccagggcaggccaCCAGGAAAAGGTGCTGGTGGATGATGTGGGGTCGTGGGTGTGA
- the DNAL4 gene encoding dynein axonemal light chain 4, translating to MEETEEEKKDEADYKRLHSFPLIRHSDMPEEMRVETMELCVTACEKHATNNESAAKMIKETMDKKFGSSWHVVIGEGFGFEITHEVKNLLYMFFGGSLAVCVWKCS from the exons ATGGAAGaaactgaggaggaaaaaaaggatgagGCTGATTATAAAAGGCTTCACAGTTTTCCTCTGATTAGG CACTCGGACATGCCGGAGGAGATGCGCGTGGAGACCATGGAGCTGTGCGTCACGGCGTGTGAGAAGCATGCCACCAACAATGAG AGTGCTGCCAAGATGATCAAAGAGACCATGGACAAGAAATTTGGGTCCTCCTGGCATGTGGTGATTGGGGAAGGTTTTGGCTTTGAGATCACTCACGAGGTGAAGAACCTGCTGTACATGTTCTTTGGTGGCAGCCTGGCGGTGTGCGTCTGGAAGTGCTCCTGA